In the genome of Pirellulales bacterium, the window CCTTGCCGCGCAATCGAGCGCTGCGCGATCGGCGGCATCGCCCCACGGCGCCCCGCATTTCCCACCGCGCGCCAAGCGCGTCATCTTTCTTTTCATGCAGGGGGGAGTAAGCCAGGTCGATTCGTTCGATCACAAACCGCGTCTGTCCGCTGACGACGGCAAGCAGATGCCGTTCGACGATGCTCGCCAGCGCGCCAACAGCGGCGACGGTCAATCGTCGCATCGCGTGATGAAGTCTCCCTGGAACTTCGCCCGCCATGGCCAATCGGGACGCTGGGTCTCCGATCTGTTTCCACACACGGCCCGGCATATCGACGATCTCTGTCTGCTGCATGGCATGCAGACCGAAGG includes:
- a CDS encoding DUF1501 domain-containing protein, translated to MPDSPCCTRRVLLQEAACGFGALAWSALAAQSSAARSAASPHGAPHFPPRAKRVIFLFMQGGVSQVDSFDHKPRLSADDGKQMPFDDARQRANSGDGQSSHRVMKSPWNFARHGQSGRWVSDLFPHTARHIDDLCLLHGMQTEGVAHGPATLFLHCGATNFVRPSIGSWTLYGLETENENLPGFVSICPSAGNGGPRNYGNAFLPAEF